The window GAGAAAGACGACGCCGGAATCCGCACCGGCCTCTACGGCGACATCGACCCGGTGAAGGACGATTCGAGCCATCGCTTCGTCGTCTACTGCCTGGACCGCAACACCGGGGAAGTGCGGTGGCAGAAGACCGCCGTCGAGACGGTGCCGCAGGTCAAGAGGCACCTGAAGTCCACCCATGCCAACCCGACCGTCGCCACCGACGGCAAACACCTGGTGGCCTTCTTCGGGTCCGAAGGACTCTATGTCTACGACCTGAACGGCAACTTGTTGTGGAAGAAGAACCTCGGCCTGCTCGACTCCGGCTTCTTCTTGGTACCAAGCGCCCAGTGGGGTTTCGGTTCTTCGCCGGTGCTCGAAGCTGGGAGGATCATCGTGCAGGCAGATGTCCAGAAAGGATCCTTCCTCGCCGCACTCGACGTGAAGGACGGCAAAGAACTTTGGCGGACTTCCCGCGACGAGGTACCCACCTGGTCCACCCCCACGGTGCATGACGACGGTCGCCGCAAGCAGGTGATCGTCAACGGCTTCCGCCACATCGGCGGCTACGATTTCAACACCGGCGCCGAGCTGTGGAGGATGGCCGGCACCGGCGACATCCCCACGCCGACGCCCTTCGTGGTGGACGATCTGATCTACCTCACCAGCTCTCACGGCGGCGGCAGCCCGATCTACGTTATCCCAACGAACGCCAGCGGGACCCTCGAGCCGGAACAGCTCGCCTGGAGCCGCGAACGCGGTGGCTCCTACCTGCCCACCACCATTGTCTACGACGGTCTCTACTACGTCGGGCGGGACAACGGCGTATTGGGCGTGTACGACGCCAAGAGCGGCAAGCGGCACTACGAAGCCCGCGTCGGCGGCGGCAGCTACAGCTTTGTGGCCTCGCCGGTGGCCGGTGACGGCAAGCTCTACTACTCCTCCGAAGACGGCGTGATCTTCGTTCTCGCCGCCGGCAAGGAACTGAACATCCTGGCCGAGAACGACATCGGCGGGCGCATCCTCGCCTCCCCGGCGATCGCCGACGGCACCCTCTACCTGCGCACCTTGAACGAGCTGGTGGCGGTGCGCGGAGCCGCCGCGCCGCCTCCGGCGGCCGGCGAGGAAGGCGACGAGGAAACCGGCGAAGGCGAGACGGACTCAGCCGAATCCGAGACCAAATAGGGCCCTAGCAGGGTGCTGATTAACTCGTCAGCACCCTGTTCCGAGCCTGAAAGGCGAGGCGGCGCCGTAGGCGTCGTGGACGGGGTGAGCCGGAAAACACTGGTGTTTTCGGGCGAGGGGGCGCCCAGCCCCCTGGAAAAGAAAGCTGGCAGGGCAGCTGAAATCATAGGCCGAAGGCCTTTTTCAGCAACCTGCT is drawn from Acidobacteriota bacterium and contains these coding sequences:
- a CDS encoding PQQ-binding-like beta-propeller repeat protein, coding for MNEPQTPTVQLSFRPSRLVSCSLAGILVSLGALAQEWPQFRGQGARGVDDSTPLPVRWDSESGEGILWRTAIPGLGHSSPVIWGDKVFLTTAVSEKDDAGIRTGLYGDIDPVKDDSSHRFVVYCLDRNTGEVRWQKTAVETVPQVKRHLKSTHANPTVATDGKHLVAFFGSEGLYVYDLNGNLLWKKNLGLLDSGFFLVPSAQWGFGSSPVLEAGRIIVQADVQKGSFLAALDVKDGKELWRTSRDEVPTWSTPTVHDDGRRKQVIVNGFRHIGGYDFNTGAELWRMAGTGDIPTPTPFVVDDLIYLTSSHGGGSPIYVIPTNASGTLEPEQLAWSRERGGSYLPTTIVYDGLYYVGRDNGVLGVYDAKSGKRHYEARVGGGSYSFVASPVAGDGKLYYSSEDGVIFVLAAGKELNILAENDIGGRILASPAIADGTLYLRTLNELVAVRGAAAPPPAAGEEGDEETGEGETDSAESETK